Below is a genomic region from Leucobacter exalbidus.
CGACACGTTCACGTCCGCAACTTCAGCAGCGATCCAAGCGCTTTACAACGATATTGGGTATCTTCCGCCGAGTTCTTCCAACTCGGGCGAGGAAGGAGGAACCGGCAGCGGCAATGGGATTCGTGATGCTGAGCGGGCAGTACAGGAAGCAAACGCTTCTCTTGCTGCGGCTAACTCAGCGTATGCTGCCGCTGCGTCTCCTCAGTCCGGCGCCGCTGTCGTAGAGGCCCAGAATGCCGTAGCCGCTGCACAGCGTGCCCTCGATGCAGCAAGAAACGCCAAGGAATCCCCAGATACCATTTTCACGCTAGAGGGAGACCTCTCACTGGCGCAAGCTCAGCTTGCTGAAGCTCAGGCGCCTCAAGATTTGGACTCTTTTCAGTTAGAGGTAAACGCTGCACAGTCAGCCCTGGAACTAGCCCAGGAAGACCTCGCGACTGCTCAAGAAAATGCGATGCCTGGTCTCCCATCGAGTGAGGTCTTGTTTCTATCTGACCTGCCCCGCCGTGTTGACCAGGTCAATGTTCAGCGAGGCAAGCCTCTTGATAGCACCGCGCTTGTCGTTTCTGGAAACACTTTGACGTTGACTGGCTCACTCACAAAGCAGGATGCTCCTCTCATCAAAGAAGGCATGGAAGCCGTGTTCTCTGTGCCGGGCGGAGATGATTTCACCGCAACCGTCACCAAAGTCGAAAAGGCCACGTCGCGCCAGAGTTCTGACGAAGGTGGCGATGAGGGCGGAGACGAAGAACGCTCTTCCAACGGCCCCAGCGGCCCTTATGTAGTAACGCTGGAGCCGAACAAGCTCAACAAAAAGCAGACCTCTGAGCTGCGCGACGCAAACGTCCGGATTAGTTTCGAGATCGAATCGACCGGAGGTGAAGTTCTCGCTGTTCCGATCGCCGCGCTCACTGCGGGGCCGGACGGTTCCAGCCGGATCGAGATTGCGCAGTCACAAAACGCTAATCCTGATGACACTGAAATCATCGACGTCGAGACTGGGCTTTCTGCGCAGGGTTTCGTGGAGGTGATCTCAGACGATCCTCGGGTCGCTGAAGGCGCCAAAGTCGTGGTCGGCCGATGACATTGATGATCAGCCCGGATTCTCCGGTCATTAATGCTGTCGATTTAACGAAGATTTTTCCCGGTCCTCCGGCCGTTAATGCACTTCGTGGTGTTGATCTACGTGTGGACCAGGGCGATTATGTCGCAATCGTAGGCCCCTCAGGTTCGGGAAAATCGACAATTCTCAACATGTTCGGTTTGTTAGACCGCCCCTCCAGCGGAAAACTGACGTTCCGTGGTCTGCCCACCGAGAATCTAAGCGAAGACGATCGAGCAGCACTCCGAGGCGAACACATCGGGTTCGTATTTCAAGCATTTCACTTACTCCCTCAGCGCACAGTTCTTGAGAATGTGATGCTTGCCACGACATATGCCCCTATCCCCAAGGACGAGCGAGAGGGCCGCGCTCGCGAAGCCCTCGAGCGTGTAGGTCTCGGGCATCGCATAAATTTCACGCCCACCACGCTCTCTGGCGGCGAACGTCAACGAGTCGCTGTCGCACGCTCAGTGTGCACTTCGCCGAGCTTGCTACTGGCGGATGAGCCCACGGGCAACCTTGACCGCCAGAGTTCCAATGGCGTCATGGAGCTGTTCGAAGAACTACACAACGACGGTCTCACCATCATGATCATCACGCACGATGACGCTGTTGCTCGGCGTGCGCAACGTCGCATTCGTATTCACGACGGCAGTCTCGAGGAACTCACGTGAGTAACGATTCTCTGGAGCCACCTGCCACGGCTCGCCCGTCTCTGTTAGCCAAGCTTCGGGCCATACCGACTCGACTTTTCTCACGTCGTTCCCGCAATTCCAATCGGCACGCACGAGGAGTTGGATTCTCCAAGAGCGACTTGGTCAATGAAGCTTTGACCAGTGTCGGTGCTCGTCCTTCAAGGCTATTGATTACGCTCACTGGCACGGTGCTCGGTGTGGCATCCCTTGTGGCCACGATCGGTATGGCGCAAACAACAGCCGGGCAGATTTCAAAGCAGTTTGATCAGGTAGCTGCAACCAGGGTTACTGTGGAGCCCAAGACTTCGGGCACTCAAGACAAGAAGAGAGTCCAGATTTCACTCCCCTGGGACTCAGTCGATCGGGTTACCGGGCTGGCTGGTATTGAGAATGCGTCTCTTTTTGCACCCGTTGAGACTCAAGCTGAGATCTCTACAATCGAGATACATGACCCTACGGCGGTAAAACTCGTATCTCCCAATATCATCGCTGCGTCCGCAGACCTTCTCGACACCGTCGAGGGCAAGATCCAAACTGGTAGGTTCTTTGACGTAGGACATGACCAGCGGCGAGACCATGTGGTCGTGCTTGGCGTGGACGCTGCTGAAAAACTCGGGATCAACCGAGTCAACGGTCAACCATCAATTTTTATCGATGGCAAGCCTTACACCGTAATAGGAATCGTTGATGAGGTGGGCGCGCGTACTAGCCTGTTGAACTCCGTCATCATTCCGATCGGTACAGCACGGAGCGAGCTCGGACTCGCTCAGGCCCAAACGCTTGATATTCGCATCCAGGTTGGTGCGGGGTCAGTCGTTAAGGACCAGGCACGGCTCGCCCTCGCACCGAACACCCCCGACTCGTTCGAAGTCAAGGCACCGGGTGGTCGAGGAGACTTACAGACCGACATTCAGTCAGATATCAATGTAGTATTCCTTGCGCTCGGGCTCATTGCTTTACTCGCTGGCGGCATCAGTATTGCAAGCGTTACGCTCATGTCGGTGATGGAACGTGTCGGAGAAATTGGGCTCCGACGCGCCCTAGGCGCGCGCACCCGCGATATCGCAGCTCAGTTCATGCTCGAGTCCGCAACTACGGGTGTTATCGGAGGGCTCATCGGTGCGGCAGCCGGTGTTTTCGTACTTGCCGGTGTTTCTCTCACTCAGGGGTGGACGCCAGTAATTGCACTGTGGGTACCCGCGCTCGGAGTCGCGACCGGAGCTCTCGTGGGATTCGCAGCTGGGACATACCCCGCACTTAAGGCTTCCAAGATCGAACCTGTCACGGCACTTCGAGACGGGGCCTGACTCCGCTTAGACGCCGCTCTTGCGCTCCCCTGGCAGCCCTTTACCAACGACTTCACGGAAGACGATCTTCTTCGCCCACGCAGGCATCAGTCTATAGGCGCCTTTGAGTACTACATTGCGCAGGTATTGGGCTCGCGTGATGAAGCCAAGTTTGAGCATTGCCCCTTGCAATTTCCATTCTGTGCGGGCTTCGGTCCAGCCACCCCTGCGGGCGAAAGCTCCAGATCCGACACGATACTTCACGAGCGGCTCAGAGATATTCTCGACCCTGGCCCCAGAAGAAATCATCCGGATACCAAGCCAGTAGTCTTCCATTTTGCCAAAGGGTTCGTAGCGGCCGACTCGATCGAGCGCTTCAACTCGATACATTATCGTCGGGTGATTGAACGGGTTATGACTACGCGCATGGTTGCGAATCCGCTCAGATCCGACAGGCGGCACTCGAACCGCTCCCAGCTGCGCAGGGTCATTATCAAACTCAACCATGCCTGTCCCGACGAGATCAAATCCCTCTTCGATCAGCGCCCACTGCCGGGCAAAACGCTGCGGCACAGACACATCATCGGCGTCCATTCTCGCGACTACAGGGTAATCACATTCCGCTAACCCTGCGTTGAGCGCTCGTGTGAGGCCTCCGTTTTCAGTAAGCCTCACCACGCGCACCGGAACCAAGCTCTCCGACTCGATACGAGCGAGCTCAGCAACGAGTGCGTCGTTGACGGGACCGTCCTGCACAATCACGACCTCGGCTGGACGCAAAGTTTGTGCGGTCACAGAGCTTTCAAAAGCTAGTCGCAAGTAGCTTGCGTCGTCGCCTGCGTACACCGGAAGCAGCAAGGAGAAATCACCGACGTGGGCTGATTCGTTCATACGATCCAGCCTAGCGGCCTGCCCTTACAAGGCTGGCCGATCGCTATTTTTGCGATGAACTACGCGCAGCCGAATCGCGCTGTTTTGCCTCGCGTCGATCAAGCTTCGAAAGCTTTTCTACAGAAACCATAATGTCTACCGGAACACCCGCATCTCGCAGCACTCGGTGAGTGGCCTTCGGGTTTTTCGTCCAACCTTCTCGCCAGCCTCGACGCAGGCAGTCACGCAGCTGTGCACGGTCATCAGACGCTTTAAACGTTCGTACCCATCGGCGCACACTCGCACCTGAGTACAGCACCTTTTCCCACCAGTACAGCGCGTTCGAGCGACGGAATACCCACAGCTTGTTGCGCACTTCAAAGAAGAACCGCGGGCCGGGGTCAGCGTCGCTTGAACCGCGTTTAGCGGTCTTGTGCATCACTACCGAGCCCGGCACATAAAGTCCTCGTGCACCGCGCAGCAAGCGCGCCGAGTACTCAAAATCATCGTTCCACAGGAAGTATGCTGCGAGGGGCAGCCCCAGCTCACGCACTCGAGCCGCCCTCAAGAACGCCGAGACGAAGGAAATCGATCGGATCTCCAGTCCCCCAACTGCTGCTGCACGTTCACGTTCAGCATCTGAGGCACGGATCTTGGGCTTGGGCGTGTTCATGGGATGGTCTTCACCATCGGTCCAGACCACACGCGATCCCATCACAGCAAGGTCGTCAGGGCCTAGCTCGACGTAACGTTCGTGCGCGGCGAGCGCACCCTCAAGCGCTTCGGGTCCAGGCACGGTGTCATCGTCCATGACCCACACCCAGTCGGTGTCGTCTTCGGCGACCGCAGCAGCAATACCAACCGCAAACCCGCCGGCGCCGCCGGTGTTGTCAGTGAGCTGAATGACGCGAGCGCGCTCACCCCACGACTCTGTCGCTTCGAGCGCCGCTTCGGCAGAGCCGTCGTCTGACGCATTGTCCACTACGACAAGTCGATCGACGGGCCTCGTCTGTGCGGCGAGGGCGGCGAGCGATTCGAGTAGTAGCTCCCGCCGGTTATAGGCAACCAGTACGGCGGTTACGCGCATGCGAACACACTCCTTCTTAAAACCTCGACAAGTGTACCGGGTGCAAGCTGCCCCTTGCCGAGAATTCCATCCTCACGTATTGAATCGGTGTCAGTCTTCGTCAGAATCCTGATCAAAAATGTCAGTGATGGCTTCTTCTACAATGTCTCCATAGCGAAGAGTCCAGGTGCGAGTGAAATGATGTCCATCCCGATACATCAGCACGTTGCCTTGCACCACGCGGCAGGTACCATCTGGGCAAATCACCGGGACAATATCTACGAACGTGAAAAGCTTCAGCATAGAGAAATCAAACTGCTGATCAGTGTCATAAAACACTTCGATCGGTTGTTCACATGCTTCGGCACCCTTCAATTCAACACACTCCGCGACGTCGTAAGTAAATCGCGGGTTGTCTCTGATCCCCAGAACCGGAATGCCTGCAGCATCGAGTGCCTGGAAGTATTCCCAGTAGCCTTCGAATGTTTCATCATGAGCTTCAAGCTGTCGAGTCGCCATCGTGACTACGAGGTCAGGTTTATTCTCAAGCAAGTACCCCAACGCCTCGATGTTCCAGTCTTTACAAGTGGCATTTGCATCGACGGGTGTTTTATCAAGGTTGCCAAACACACACGCGCTCTTGGTAAGAGTCTCCACTTTCGCATCAACTTCGTCTGCGGCAGCACGCACGGTGTCAATCCACTGCGCTGAATGCGATCCGCCCACAACTGCGATGGTCAG
It encodes:
- a CDS encoding ABC transporter permease; amino-acid sequence: MTSVGARPSRLLITLTGTVLGVASLVATIGMAQTTAGQISKQFDQVAATRVTVEPKTSGTQDKKRVQISLPWDSVDRVTGLAGIENASLFAPVETQAEISTIEIHDPTAVKLVSPNIIAASADLLDTVEGKIQTGRFFDVGHDQRRDHVVVLGVDAAEKLGINRVNGQPSIFIDGKPYTVIGIVDEVGARTSLLNSVIIPIGTARSELGLAQAQTLDIRIQVGAGSVVKDQARLALAPNTPDSFEVKAPGGRGDLQTDIQSDINVVFLALGLIALLAGGISIASVTLMSVMERVGEIGLRRALGARTRDIAAQFMLESATTGVIGGLIGAAAGVFVLAGVSLTQGWTPVIALWVPALGVATGALVGFAAGTYPALKASKIEPVTALRDGA
- a CDS encoding ABC transporter ATP-binding protein: MISPDSPVINAVDLTKIFPGPPAVNALRGVDLRVDQGDYVAIVGPSGSGKSTILNMFGLLDRPSSGKLTFRGLPTENLSEDDRAALRGEHIGFVFQAFHLLPQRTVLENVMLATTYAPIPKDEREGRAREALERVGLGHRINFTPTTLSGGERQRVAVARSVCTSPSLLLADEPTGNLDRQSSNGVMELFEELHNDGLTIMIITHDDAVARRAQRRIRIHDGSLEELT
- a CDS encoding glycosyltransferase, which translates into the protein MNESAHVGDFSLLLPVYAGDDASYLRLAFESSVTAQTLRPAEVVIVQDGPVNDALVAELARIESESLVPVRVVRLTENGGLTRALNAGLAECDYPVVARMDADDVSVPQRFARQWALIEEGFDLVGTGMVEFDNDPAQLGAVRVPPVGSERIRNHARSHNPFNHPTIMYRVEALDRVGRYEPFGKMEDYWLGIRMISSGARVENISEPLVKYRVGSGAFARRGGWTEARTEWKLQGAMLKLGFITRAQYLRNVVLKGAYRLMPAWAKKIVFREVVGKGLPGERKSGV
- a CDS encoding glycosyltransferase produces the protein MRVTAVLVAYNRRELLLESLAALAAQTRPVDRLVVVDNASDDGSAEAALEATESWGERARVIQLTDNTGGAGGFAVGIAAAVAEDDTDWVWVMDDDTVPGPEALEGALAAHERYVELGPDDLAVMGSRVVWTDGEDHPMNTPKPKIRASDAERERAAAVGGLEIRSISFVSAFLRAARVRELGLPLAAYFLWNDDFEYSARLLRGARGLYVPGSVVMHKTAKRGSSDADPGPRFFFEVRNKLWVFRRSNALYWWEKVLYSGASVRRWVRTFKASDDRAQLRDCLRRGWREGWTKNPKATHRVLRDAGVPVDIMVSVEKLSKLDRREAKQRDSAARSSSQK